A stretch of the Sulfurimonas sp. HSL-1656 genome encodes the following:
- a CDS encoding YtfJ family protein has translation MKILLTLFALTLSLMALQTGEPLPPLSLNGDDGGKVDGTPWSSDELREKVHVIFYVDPDEKDLNNPFSDALKAEDFDRSRFASVAVINMEATWLPNFAIAKSLKAKQEKFPDTIYVKDMHKKGVSAWKVADDNSDIIITDKSGNVLYLHEGEVPENSFAEIISLIKEHM, from the coding sequence ATGAAAATCCTCCTGACCCTTTTCGCGCTCACGCTTAGCCTCATGGCCCTGCAGACGGGCGAGCCCCTCCCCCCGCTCTCGCTCAACGGCGATGACGGCGGCAAAGTCGACGGCACTCCTTGGAGCAGCGACGAGCTCAGAGAGAAGGTCCACGTCATCTTCTACGTCGACCCGGACGAGAAAGACCTCAACAACCCCTTCTCCGATGCCCTGAAGGCGGAGGACTTCGACCGCAGCCGTTTCGCCTCCGTCGCCGTCATCAACATGGAAGCGACCTGGCTGCCCAATTTCGCCATCGCCAAATCGCTCAAGGCGAAGCAGGAGAAGTTCCCCGATACGATCTACGTCAAAGATATGCATAAAAAAGGGGTCTCCGCCTGGAAGGTCGCCGACGATAACTCCGATATCATCATCACGGACAAAAGCGGCAACGTCCTCTATCTCCATGAGGGAGAGGTACCCGAAAACAGCTTCGCCGAGATTATCTCACTGATCAAGGAACATATGTGA
- a CDS encoding LemA family protein, translating into MTALIIIAVIVVIIVLMYNSLVAKKNQVDNIFAGIDAVLKKRYNLIPNLVSSVQQYMQHERGILEKVTELRSQAMKPGISDEQKIALDKQITSALGSIMVAVENYPDLKANENVMHLQRSLSEIEAQIAAARRAYNQAVTDYNNAIEMIPTNILANMMHYTRKQVFEITEDERKNVDVGALFKQ; encoded by the coding sequence ATGACCGCGCTCATCATCATTGCCGTCATCGTCGTCATCATCGTCCTGATGTACAACAGTCTCGTTGCCAAAAAGAACCAGGTCGACAACATCTTCGCCGGCATCGATGCCGTGCTCAAAAAACGCTACAACCTCATCCCGAACCTTGTCAGCTCCGTCCAGCAGTATATGCAGCACGAGCGCGGCATTCTGGAGAAGGTCACCGAACTGCGTTCCCAGGCGATGAAACCGGGGATCTCCGATGAACAGAAGATCGCCCTGGACAAGCAGATCACCTCTGCGCTCGGCAGCATCATGGTCGCGGTGGAGAACTACCCGGACCTCAAGGCCAACGAAAACGTCATGCACCTGCAGCGCAGCCTCTCCGAGATCGAAGCCCAGATCGCCGCGGCCCGCCGCGCCTACAACCAGGCCGTGACGGACTACAACAACGCCATCGAGATGATCCCGACGAACATTCTCGCCAATATGATGCACTATACCCGCAAACAGGTCTTCGAAATCACGGAGGACGAACGCAAAAACGTCGATGTCGGAGCCCTTTTCAAACAGTAA
- a CDS encoding NAD(P)/FAD-dependent oxidoreductase, translating into MSTIAIIGGGAAGLMAAITAAEAGADVTVYEQNAEPGKKILASGNGHCNIINTTSDLDDFEGEAPTFAAFALETMNFTAFERFCKRLGLLLEIREDGKCYPMSQEARSVQAVLLRAAQHRGVRFENGAYVTGVSAEGNVFAVATGEETRRYERLIIATGSPAAPQLGGNDSGMAMAEALGHRIVPPFPSLVGLHLDASELEKMAGTKTTARVTLLVDNATVKEEEGDLLFTRYGVSGFAVLDLSHAASRALQAYAYVTVKIDLLPRFTVQSLASQIEQMAKTIPDDTLYDLLCGLLPRKLIRPLLQVQKLAIDLPCSALNAKSAKKVAYIIKQWSFTVIDTHGYQHAEVAGGGVATEAIDPKTMASQLVEGLFFAGEVIDITGHRGGFNFHFAWGSGYLAGLHAAKESAA; encoded by the coding sequence ATGAGTACGATCGCAATTATCGGCGGCGGTGCCGCAGGGCTTATGGCCGCCATCACGGCAGCGGAAGCGGGTGCCGACGTCACCGTTTACGAGCAGAATGCCGAACCCGGCAAAAAGATCCTCGCCTCGGGCAACGGGCACTGCAACATTATCAACACGACCTCGGACCTGGATGATTTCGAAGGGGAAGCCCCTACTTTCGCCGCTTTTGCGCTGGAGACGATGAACTTCACCGCGTTCGAACGCTTCTGCAAACGTCTCGGCCTGCTGCTGGAGATCAGGGAGGACGGCAAATGCTACCCCATGAGCCAGGAGGCGCGCAGCGTGCAGGCCGTCCTGCTGCGTGCCGCGCAGCACCGGGGGGTCCGTTTTGAGAACGGCGCCTATGTCACGGGAGTCTCGGCGGAGGGAAACGTTTTTGCCGTCGCGACCGGCGAGGAGACACGCCGCTATGAACGACTGATCATCGCGACGGGCTCGCCCGCCGCACCGCAGCTCGGCGGCAACGACAGCGGGATGGCGATGGCCGAAGCGCTCGGCCACCGCATCGTGCCCCCCTTCCCTTCGCTCGTCGGGCTGCATCTCGATGCGTCGGAGCTGGAGAAGATGGCCGGTACCAAGACGACCGCGCGGGTGACGCTGCTCGTTGACAACGCGACCGTGAAGGAGGAGGAAGGCGATCTGCTATTCACGCGCTACGGCGTTTCCGGTTTTGCCGTCCTGGACCTCTCCCATGCCGCGTCGCGGGCCCTGCAGGCCTACGCCTACGTCACCGTGAAGATCGACCTGCTTCCGCGATTTACCGTGCAGTCGCTCGCCTCCCAGATCGAACAGATGGCCAAAACGATTCCCGATGACACGCTCTACGATCTGCTCTGCGGACTGCTGCCGCGCAAACTGATACGGCCGCTGCTGCAGGTGCAGAAGCTCGCCATCGATCTGCCCTGCAGCGCCCTTAATGCCAAATCGGCAAAGAAGGTGGCCTATATCATCAAGCAGTGGTCCTTCACCGTCATCGACACCCACGGCTACCAGCATGCCGAAGTCGCCGGCGGCGGCGTGGCAACGGAGGCCATCGACCCCAAAACGATGGCGTCACAACTCGTCGAGGGGCTCTTTTTTGCGGGGGAGGTCATCGACATTACCGGGCACCGCGGCGGCTTCAACTTTCATTTTGCCTGGGGCAGCGGCTACCTGGCGGGGCTGCACGCCGCCAAAGAGAGCGCCGCCTAG
- a CDS encoding DUF3137 domain-containing protein, translated as MKSASELTDYYYTELYDSLQELEQERHAVRKKVLTLFGILGALSLLIIAFIYNSCHCFNESFIWIGVGATAIGGFGYRMLVSGYRSGFKEKIIRPLIEAIEKELHYAPDAFIPQSLFQFSRLFDKRVDRFRGNDLVRGQIDGISLQFSDIHAEHRSRDSKGRTHWSTIFQGLFIVADFNKHFKGRTLILPDLAENLFGSYIGGMLQSRNFTKDQLVKMDDPAFEKAFVVYGTDQIEARYILTHTMMQRLLKLKQDTKSKIYVSFNGEKIMIAVDYDKDLFEPTVFASLLSIEQAMGYIRTLRSSIGIVEELKLNEKLWSKV; from the coding sequence ATGAAGAGCGCCTCTGAACTCACCGATTATTACTATACGGAACTCTACGACTCCCTGCAGGAGCTGGAGCAGGAGCGCCACGCGGTCCGCAAGAAGGTCCTGACCCTCTTCGGCATCCTGGGGGCGCTGTCGCTGCTGATCATCGCTTTCATCTACAACAGCTGCCACTGCTTTAACGAATCGTTTATCTGGATCGGTGTCGGGGCGACGGCCATCGGCGGCTTCGGCTACCGGATGCTCGTCAGCGGTTATCGCAGCGGGTTCAAGGAGAAGATTATCCGGCCCCTGATCGAGGCGATCGAGAAAGAGCTCCATTACGCCCCGGACGCTTTCATCCCCCAGTCGCTCTTCCAGTTCTCCCGCCTCTTCGATAAGCGTGTCGACCGTTTCCGTGGCAACGACCTCGTGCGGGGACAGATCGACGGTATCTCCCTGCAGTTCTCCGACATTCATGCCGAACACCGCAGCCGCGACTCCAAAGGCAGGACCCACTGGTCGACGATCTTCCAGGGGCTCTTCATCGTCGCGGACTTCAACAAACACTTCAAGGGGCGCACCCTCATTCTTCCCGACCTCGCCGAGAACCTTTTCGGCTCCTACATCGGCGGGATGCTGCAGTCGCGCAACTTCACCAAGGACCAGCTCGTCAAAATGGACGACCCCGCGTTCGAGAAAGCCTTCGTCGTCTACGGCACCGACCAGATCGAAGCGCGCTATATCCTGACGCACACGATGATGCAGCGGCTGCTCAAACTGAAACAGGATACGAAGAGCAAGATCTACGTCTCCTTCAACGGCGAGAAGATCATGATCGCCGTCGACTACGACAAGGACCTCTTCGAACCGACGGTCTTTGCCTCCCTGCTCTCCATCGAACAGGCCATGGGGTACATCCGTACCCTGCGTTCCTCCATCGGGATCGTCGAGGAGCTGAAGCTCAACGAGAAGCTCTGGAGCAAGGTCTGA
- a CDS encoding acylphosphatase has product MQSRRYSVRGRVQGVWFRATIQQHAREMGLSGYIRNCSDGSVEAAVSCPNDDCFDQFERLLWEGSPLSVVDNVSYDIIEEIFEGDFEQR; this is encoded by the coding sequence ATGCAGAGCAGACGATATTCGGTCCGTGGCCGGGTGCAGGGGGTGTGGTTCCGCGCGACCATCCAGCAGCATGCCCGCGAAATGGGGTTAAGCGGCTATATCCGCAACTGTTCCGACGGCAGCGTTGAAGCCGCCGTCAGCTGTCCCAATGACGACTGTTTCGACCAGTTCGAACGGCTGCTGTGGGAAGGGTCGCCGCTGAGCGTCGTCGACAATGTCTCCTACGACATCATCGAAGAGATTTTCGAAGGGGATTTCGAGCAGCGCTAG
- a CDS encoding YggS family pyridoxal phosphate-dependent enzyme, whose translation MTQTEYKIYIDKIVERIERARILVSEHHIVKVVAVSKYVDTDAVKSLYEIGQRAFGENKVQDLKSKMETLEDLPLEWHFIGSLQKNKINQLIDLDPFLMQSLHSLELAEALDKRLEAKGKTMECLLQINSAKEETKSGVMPEEASDIYAQIAETCPRIDLRGVMSIGAHTENNDHIKQSFETTRKIFDGLKGAEICSMGMSSDFELAIACGSTMVRLGSLLFPGR comes from the coding sequence GAACGGATCGAACGGGCACGTATTCTGGTGAGCGAGCACCACATCGTCAAAGTGGTCGCCGTCAGCAAATACGTCGACACCGATGCCGTCAAGTCCCTCTACGAGATCGGGCAGCGCGCCTTCGGCGAGAACAAGGTCCAGGACCTCAAATCGAAGATGGAAACGCTCGAAGATCTGCCCCTGGAGTGGCACTTCATCGGAAGTCTGCAGAAGAATAAGATCAACCAGCTGATCGACCTCGACCCCTTTCTGATGCAGTCGCTGCATTCGCTCGAACTGGCCGAGGCCCTCGACAAGCGTCTCGAGGCCAAAGGCAAAACGATGGAGTGCCTGCTGCAGATCAACAGCGCCAAAGAGGAGACGAAGTCCGGCGTCATGCCCGAAGAAGCATCCGACATCTACGCACAGATCGCGGAAACCTGTCCGCGCATCGACCTGCGCGGCGTGATGAGCATCGGGGCCCACACCGAGAACAACGACCATATCAAGCAGAGCTTTGAGACGACCCGCAAGATCTTTGACGGGCTCAAAGGGGCCGAGATCTGTTCTATGGGGATGAGCAGCGATTTCGAACTGGCGATCGCCTGCGGCTCCACGATGGTGCGCCTCGGTTCCCTCCTTTTCCCCGGGCGCTGA